Proteins found in one Solitalea lacus genomic segment:
- a CDS encoding TlpA disulfide reductase family protein, giving the protein MFKKILFQCIAILLTAVSSYGQFAGSFQIKGSVSGIADVDKIVLRYRTANGLKSDTVKPIEGKYSFAGQITEPQLTWINILHAPNEYGRVKYPKKGEMTELYINPGEIVLQSIGQFANMQASGSGAKWQKDYVYLAKQQQLTKDSGQTMVHDYREASLRLQAKPQPVGYTAADREKDSIQVKKIDNEYILLSKHLNENILIPYIRKNPGSPLSLWVLKIYAGDRVDDYQTVKALYESLSNDVKQMPLAKPFTRLLDIASKTASDVVAPVFSLPDTTNTMVSLESFRGKYVLVDFWASWCGPCRAENPHVRKLYEQYKDKGFTILSVSIDSKSQVKAWKKAIVDDKLSWPQVVTTDGAVANLYHVNSVPQNFLINPEGKIIAKNLPRQELAAKLKELFAR; this is encoded by the coding sequence ATGTTTAAGAAAATATTATTTCAGTGCATTGCGATTCTTCTGACAGCTGTTTCAAGTTACGGGCAGTTTGCAGGATCATTTCAAATCAAAGGAAGTGTTAGTGGTATTGCCGATGTGGACAAAATTGTACTCCGTTATCGTACCGCCAACGGGCTTAAGAGCGATACTGTAAAGCCTATTGAAGGGAAGTACAGTTTTGCAGGTCAGATAACAGAACCTCAATTGACATGGATAAACATTCTTCATGCGCCCAATGAGTACGGCCGGGTAAAATACCCGAAAAAAGGTGAAATGACTGAACTGTACATTAATCCAGGTGAGATTGTGCTGCAGTCCATCGGTCAGTTTGCAAATATGCAGGCTTCGGGATCGGGTGCAAAATGGCAAAAGGATTACGTGTACCTGGCAAAGCAGCAGCAATTGACAAAGGATAGCGGGCAAACTATGGTGCATGACTATCGAGAGGCTTCCTTGCGGTTACAGGCCAAGCCGCAGCCGGTAGGCTACACGGCTGCTGACAGAGAAAAGGATTCAATACAGGTAAAAAAGATTGACAACGAATATATATTGTTGAGCAAACATCTGAATGAAAATATCCTGATACCCTATATTAGAAAAAATCCAGGTTCACCACTCTCGCTTTGGGTACTAAAAATTTATGCCGGTGATCGGGTTGACGATTATCAGACAGTTAAGGCCTTATATGAATCTTTATCGAATGATGTAAAGCAAATGCCACTTGCAAAGCCATTTACACGACTGCTGGATATTGCTTCCAAAACAGCCTCTGATGTAGTTGCACCGGTATTTTCATTGCCCGATACCACCAACACAATGGTTTCACTCGAGTCATTCAGAGGAAAATATGTATTGGTTGATTTCTGGGCCAGTTGGTGCGGACCCTGTAGGGCCGAAAATCCACATGTGCGCAAACTCTATGAGCAATACAAAGACAAAGGTTTTACCATCCTAAGTGTATCCATCGATAGCAAGTCGCAGGTAAAAGCCTGGAAAAAAGCCATTGTGGATGATAAGCTTAGCTGGCCGCAGGTGGTAACTACCGATGGAGCTGTAGCTAACCTTTATCACGTTAATAGTGTACCTCAAAACTTTCTGATTAACCCTGAGGGAAAGATTATTGCCAAAAATTTGCCAAGGCAAGAACTAGCTGCCAAACTGAAGGAATTGTTTGCCCGTTAG
- a CDS encoding carboxy terminal-processing peptidase, translated as MKIKVKILGVLGLVLPFAGAAQPKENNFDKLFHGVANVFKANHYSQRSYNDSFALKLFTQYLGWLDKDQLIFQQPDIAALQQAGLQIDDELNGAPAQFQLQAAAIYRKRVLESEAICNAILNKPFRFSKEETWQNPMPGSLNFPANKTEQIEKLNRWLKWQALERLAKMPVKEMGKADAEQVVRKILRDNMQKKFAECTHYPDSLFAGQYLKMIPFSADPHSFYNTAEEMKAWRSAMGGEKAAYYGVGLPLKEEDGYVKVISTIAGGAAAASGQIGAGDILLAVEQNGKKEPVAGHTISEIVYLVLGQEGTKVTLHIRKPDGSSRAVTLQRAELPQDPQWASSLLIEKEGKKIGYLKLPMFYSGERSCFMDIRKEVKKLKAENVEGIIIDLRNNEGGSFMDVSQMIGDFIPMGPRVQIKDKEGKIDSNLDTDGKTIYDGPLVVMVNSGSASASELFSSAMQDYKRALIVGSPSFGKGTVQTSQAIVEKVPNFNGGFLYTDPLGGEFWMTVQKFYRISGASVQLKGVTPDVLLPDYLDYTNDRRERNKLNALPYDEIKPADYTTWNVGYNLAEIKSKLQARVNEMPEFKQLQQNQEQLQNIYKTPASLSWNKYMEGQQTANTLLEACRKLQKLTVTQKLSLSATNTNKNVVNIKQLASQNLLKENVETDREVDVAADAIILMANENQNGKK; from the coding sequence ATGAAGATTAAAGTAAAAATACTGGGGGTGTTGGGTTTGGTGTTGCCTTTTGCCGGGGCGGCTCAACCGAAAGAAAATAATTTCGACAAGCTGTTTCATGGTGTAGCCAATGTGTTTAAGGCTAATCATTACAGCCAACGCTCGTACAACGATTCCTTTGCCTTAAAACTATTTACACAATACTTGGGCTGGCTCGATAAAGATCAACTCATTTTTCAGCAGCCCGATATTGCAGCTTTGCAGCAAGCCGGATTGCAGATTGATGATGAGCTCAATGGCGCCCCTGCTCAGTTTCAATTGCAGGCAGCAGCCATTTACAGAAAACGAGTATTGGAATCGGAAGCCATTTGTAATGCCATTTTGAATAAACCTTTTCGTTTCAGCAAAGAAGAAACCTGGCAGAACCCAATGCCGGGTTCACTTAATTTTCCTGCTAACAAAACCGAACAGATTGAGAAATTGAACAGGTGGTTGAAATGGCAGGCGCTTGAACGCCTGGCAAAAATGCCGGTAAAAGAAATGGGAAAGGCCGATGCAGAGCAGGTAGTACGCAAAATTTTGCGTGATAACATGCAAAAGAAGTTTGCCGAGTGTACTCATTATCCCGACAGTCTGTTTGCTGGTCAATACCTGAAGATGATACCATTTTCGGCCGATCCACACTCATTTTACAACACCGCAGAAGAAATGAAGGCCTGGAGATCTGCCATGGGAGGAGAGAAAGCGGCTTATTATGGCGTAGGCCTGCCATTGAAAGAAGAGGACGGATATGTAAAAGTAATTTCAACAATTGCAGGTGGGGCGGCAGCCGCTTCGGGGCAGATAGGCGCAGGCGATATTTTGCTGGCCGTAGAACAAAATGGAAAGAAAGAACCTGTAGCTGGTCACACAATTTCTGAAATTGTTTACCTCGTTCTTGGACAGGAAGGAACCAAAGTAACACTGCACATCAGAAAACCCGATGGCAGTTCCCGGGCTGTTACCTTACAAAGAGCCGAATTGCCTCAGGATCCGCAGTGGGCCAGTAGCCTGCTGATTGAAAAGGAGGGCAAAAAAATCGGTTACCTGAAATTGCCCATGTTCTATAGCGGGGAAAGAAGTTGTTTCATGGATATAAGAAAGGAAGTGAAAAAACTGAAGGCTGAGAATGTAGAAGGCATTATCATTGATTTGCGTAACAATGAAGGCGGTTCGTTTATGGATGTTTCGCAAATGATAGGAGACTTCATTCCTATGGGACCGAGAGTACAAATAAAAGACAAAGAAGGAAAGATTGATTCTAACCTTGATACCGATGGTAAAACAATTTATGACGGGCCCCTGGTAGTGATGGTGAACAGTGGATCGGCATCGGCATCGGAATTATTTTCTTCGGCCATGCAGGATTATAAACGGGCATTGATTGTGGGATCACCCAGCTTTGGCAAAGGTACTGTTCAAACCAGCCAGGCCATCGTGGAAAAAGTACCCAACTTTAATGGGGGCTTTCTGTATACCGATCCGCTGGGGGGCGAGTTTTGGATGACTGTTCAAAAGTTTTATCGCATTAGCGGCGCCTCGGTTCAATTAAAGGGTGTAACGCCCGATGTATTACTGCCCGATTACCTGGACTATACTAATGACAGAAGAGAAAGGAATAAGCTTAACGCCCTCCCTTACGACGAAATTAAACCGGCAGATTATACAACTTGGAATGTAGGTTATAACCTGGCGGAAATAAAAAGCAAGCTGCAAGCCCGAGTAAATGAAATGCCCGAGTTTAAACAGTTGCAACAAAATCAGGAGCAGTTACAAAATATATACAAAACTCCCGCAAGCCTCAGCTGGAATAAATACATGGAAGGCCAGCAAACAGCCAATACGCTGCTTGAGGCATGTAGAAAACTGCAAAAATTGACTGTCACGCAGAAACTGAGTTTGTCTGCCACTAATACAAACAAAAATGTTGTGAACATAAAGCAACTGGCCAGCCAAAATTTACTGAAGGAAAACGTAGAAACTGACCGGGAAGTAGATGTAGCAGCCGATGCAATTATATTAATGGCTAATGAAAATCAAAATGGAAAAAAGTAA